The proteins below are encoded in one region of Rana temporaria chromosome 2, aRanTem1.1, whole genome shotgun sequence:
- the LOC120929416 gene encoding chymotrypsin-like elastase family member 1: protein MLKLVLLAAFVLCGHCHDGAQYMEDSEENARVVGGTNAAKNAWPWQVSLQYISGSSWYHTCGGSLIRANRVLTAAHCVDRVATYRVVLGEHNLSANDGTEQVISVSGIRIHASWNTNNVAAGYDIAVLHLAASATLNNYVKVATLPASGAILANNYSCIISGWGRTTTGGSLPSILQQAPLPVVAHATCSTSSYWGSTVKTTMVCAGGNGVQAGCNGDSGGPLNCAVSGVYQVHGVTSFVSSAGCNAYLKPTVFTRVSAYNSWISSNL from the exons GACATTGCCATGATGGTGCTCAGTACATGGAGGATTCTGAGGAGAATGCACGTGTAGTGGGAGGAACCAATGCTGCCAAAAATGCATGGCCATGGCAG GTATCTCTCCAATATATCTCTGGAAGCAGCTGGTACCACACCTGCGGAGGTTCCCTGATCCGTGCTAACCGTGTCTTGACTGCTGCTCACTGCGTGGACAG GGTAGCCACCTATCGTGTGGTGTTGGGAGAACACAACCTTAGCGCAAACGATGGAACTGAACAGGTGATCTCAGTGTCCGGAATACGTATTCATGCTTCATGGAATACCAACAATGTTGCTGCTGG TTATGATATTGCCGTCCTCCATCTGGCTGCTAGCGCAACTCTGAACAACTATGTAAAAGTGGCTACACTACCAGCTAGTGGCGCTATCCTGGCTAACAACTACAGCTGCATCATTTCTGGATGGGGAAGAACCACCA ctggtgGATCTCTGCCTTCCATCCTCCAGCAGGCTCCACTGCCCGTTGTTGCACACGCAACTTGCTCTACCAGCTCCTATTGGGGCAGCACTGTGAAGACCACCATGGTGTGCGCTGGTGGCAATGGAGTCCAGGCTGGTTGCAAC GGTGATTCTGGTGGACCTCTGAACTGTGCTGTCAGTGGTGTGTACCAGGTCCATGGTGTCACTAGCTTTGTATCTTCCGCTGGTTGCAATGCTTACCTGAAGCCCACAGTGTTCACCAGAGTGTCTGCTTACAACTCCTGGATCAGCAGT AACCTGTAA